A portion of the Flavobacterium magnum genome contains these proteins:
- a CDS encoding DUF4304 domain-containing protein — MSVERDHMIDSLNRIFIPELRKINFSGSFPHFRRTEGDITNLLTFQFDRHGGGFVIELANYKGREYKTHWGKIIELKKLTAHDLNTRQRIYQDSEFEENSTDSWFRYDKKSLFSFGNKFDKLANKVIERIPIMERYWSEIE, encoded by the coding sequence ATGAGCGTAGAAAGAGATCACATGATAGATTCTTTAAATAGAATTTTTATTCCGGAATTGAGAAAAATAAATTTCTCTGGTAGTTTTCCGCATTTTAGACGAACTGAAGGTGACATAACTAACTTATTAACTTTTCAATTTGATAGACATGGTGGTGGATTTGTAATTGAACTTGCAAATTATAAAGGCAGAGAATACAAAACTCATTGGGGTAAAATTATTGAGCTTAAAAAATTAACGGCACATGATTTAAATACCAGGCAGAGAATTTATCAAGATTCGGAATTTGAAGAAAACAGTACAGATTCTTGGTTTAGATATGATAAAAAAAGTCTCTTCAGTTTTGGGAATAAATTTGACAAACTTGCTAATAAAGTAATTGAAAGAATTCCGATAATGGAGAGATATTGGTCCGAAATTGAATAG